A genomic stretch from Spirochaetota bacterium includes:
- a CDS encoding response regulator, with protein MKRTGAKLLIVDDEEIVRLNLRAYLEDQGYAAAVCASGEEALIRMKDERFALCIVDMRLPGMDGNAFIAKAHVLDPSMRYVIHTGSATYVLPETLAAMGIGAGDILKKPLVDLGIVAKTVERLLSTP; from the coding sequence ATGAAGAGAACGGGCGCAAAACTGCTGATCGTCGATGACGAGGAAATCGTCCGGCTCAATCTCAGGGCTTATCTCGAGGACCAGGGATATGCGGCGGCCGTATGCGCGAGCGGCGAGGAGGCCCTCATCCGCATGAAGGATGAGCGGTTCGCACTGTGCATCGTCGACATGAGGCTTCCGGGAATGGACGGAAACGCATTCATCGCGAAGGCCCACGTCCTTGATCCCTCCATGCGGTACGTTATTCACACGGGCTCCGCGACATATGTGCTTCCTGAGACCCTGGCCGCGATGGGAATAGGCGCCGGCGATATCCTGAAAAAACCGCTGGTCGATCTTGGCATCGTCGCAAAAACCGTCGAACGCCTTCTCTCGACTCCCTGA
- a CDS encoding class I SAM-dependent RNA methyltransferase, translated as MNNFLDIRIASLVYGGHGLGFPDGRAVFVPGTAPGDLARIRIVAEKKGYAFGEVVELLEASPSRIAPECPNFGRCGGCEYLHLDYDAERAAKQAILTESLARIGKIQLQSIPEIESVSGERFRYRSHAVIKTDLRGQAGFFARHSHDIVPFPEGGCLLLAGSIGPRPPFAAAGHAGEMCVAFGDNGSIIPEREGAVLREHACGIVYERGHRDFFQANRYLREKMLGIVGNYATAVPGDPGGFCDAGCGVGFFALHLARAGFSGTGFDSSTRLVRLARRNAALNAIRNVTFDAHGFSSMTGSLRGRKVLVCDPPRAGLDAKARGIVRALLPAGIVYVSCNPAAFARDCADFVSAGYALRALTLIDMFPGTYHIESISLFVRGDERTR; from the coding sequence ATGAATAATTTTCTGGACATTCGGATCGCGAGCCTGGTCTACGGCGGACACGGCCTGGGTTTCCCGGACGGCAGGGCCGTGTTCGTACCGGGAACGGCCCCCGGCGACCTCGCCAGGATTCGCATCGTCGCGGAGAAAAAGGGGTATGCGTTCGGCGAGGTCGTGGAGCTGCTTGAAGCCTCGCCCTCGAGGATTGCGCCCGAATGCCCGAATTTCGGGCGATGCGGGGGGTGCGAGTACCTGCACCTCGACTATGACGCGGAGCGTGCCGCCAAACAAGCCATCCTGACAGAATCCCTGGCCCGAATCGGCAAAATACAGCTTCAGAGTATCCCCGAGATCGAATCGGTCTCCGGGGAGCGCTTTCGTTACCGCAGCCATGCCGTTATCAAGACCGATCTCCGGGGACAGGCCGGTTTCTTTGCACGGCACTCTCATGATATCGTTCCTTTTCCGGAGGGAGGGTGCCTCCTGCTGGCCGGCAGTATCGGCCCCCGCCCGCCCTTCGCCGCTGCCGGACACGCCGGGGAGATGTGCGTCGCTTTCGGTGACAACGGCTCGATCATTCCCGAACGGGAGGGAGCGGTTCTGCGGGAACACGCGTGCGGGATCGTGTACGAGCGCGGGCATCGGGATTTCTTCCAGGCCAACCGCTATTTACGCGAAAAGATGCTCGGGATCGTAGGGAATTACGCCACGGCGGTACCGGGAGACCCGGGCGGATTCTGCGACGCGGGATGCGGCGTGGGATTTTTCGCCCTCCACCTCGCGCGCGCCGGATTTTCCGGGACCGGCTTCGATTCCTCGACCCGGCTCGTGCGGCTGGCGAGACGCAACGCCGCGCTGAACGCCATACGGAACGTCACGTTTGACGCCCACGGGTTTTCGTCCATGACCGGTTCGCTCCGCGGGAGGAAGGTGCTCGTGTGCGATCCGCCGCGCGCGGGACTGGACGCGAAGGCGCGGGGTATCGTGCGCGCGCTGCTCCCCGCGGGGATCGTCTACGTCTCGTGCAACCCGGCTGCGTTCGCGCGCGATTGCGCCGATTTCGTATCCGCGGGTTACGCGCTCAGGGCGCTCACGCTTATCGACATGTTTCCCGGCACGTATCATATCGAATCCATCAGCCTTTTCGTGCGCGGGGACGAGCGTACCCGGTAG